A window of the Streptomyces sp. NBC_01351 genome harbors these coding sequences:
- a CDS encoding DNA polymerase III subunit gamma and tau, which produces MSSLALYRRYRPESFAEVIGQEHVTAPLMQALRNNRVNHAYLFSGPRGCGKTTSARILARCLNCEQGPTPTPCGECQSCRDLARNGPGSIDVIEIDAASHGGVDDARDLREKAFFGPASSRYKIYIIDEAHMVTSAGFNALLKVVEEPPEHLKFIFATTEPEKVIGTIRSRTHHYPFRLVPPGTLRDYLGEVCGREGATVEDGVLPLVVRAGAGSVRDSMSVMDQLLAGAAEEGVTYAMATSLLGYTEGSLLDSVIDAFAAGDGAAAFEVVDRVVEGGNDPRRFVADLLERLRDLVILAAVPDAGEKGLIDAPADVVERMQAQASVFGAAELSRAADLVNTGLTEMRGATSPRLQLELICARVLLPAAFDDERSFQARLDRLERSGAAAFAAGPPLAAPAAVPPAMGYVPGPEAHAMAPVGPGGGVAAARAAVRAPEPAAEPVRAPEAAPSPAPAPASAPAPASDAGAWPGAAAPGQGVPAQAPATAAPATAPGAWPGAAQPGAAAAGQGTPPPAAAAPAPGTWPGAAQPGGAGAGAWPSAAAPGQGIPAAAPAPAPAQAAAPVQAAPPSPGMAAGAGQVQAMWPSVLEAVKNRRRFTWILLSQNAQVVGFDGTTLQLGFPNVGARDNFASSGSEDVLKSVLAEQFQVNWKIDAVVGGGGGGGGQPAPPYGAPPAPAYNPPPPAAPAAQGHGQASAQAQPPAPQQSQPQYQPPQQSASAQQPPAQQAPPPVAPEDDFAEDDDPDLVDSALTGHDLIVRELGATVVEEYTNE; this is translated from the coding sequence GTGTCGTCCCTTGCGCTGTACCGCCGCTATCGTCCCGAGTCGTTCGCCGAGGTCATCGGGCAGGAGCATGTCACTGCCCCGCTGATGCAGGCCCTGCGGAACAACCGGGTCAATCACGCGTACCTGTTCAGCGGGCCGCGCGGCTGTGGAAAGACGACCAGCGCGCGCATCCTCGCCCGGTGCCTGAACTGTGAGCAGGGTCCCACCCCGACCCCCTGCGGCGAGTGCCAGTCCTGCCGCGACCTCGCGAGGAACGGGCCGGGGTCCATCGACGTCATCGAGATCGACGCCGCCTCGCACGGTGGTGTAGACGATGCCCGTGACCTGCGGGAAAAGGCCTTCTTCGGGCCCGCCTCCAGCCGGTACAAGATCTACATCATCGATGAGGCCCACATGGTCACCTCGGCGGGCTTCAACGCCCTGCTGAAGGTGGTCGAGGAGCCGCCGGAGCACCTCAAGTTCATCTTCGCGACGACCGAGCCGGAGAAGGTCATCGGGACCATCCGGTCCCGGACGCACCACTATCCGTTCCGGCTGGTGCCGCCGGGCACCCTGCGCGACTACCTCGGCGAGGTCTGCGGCCGCGAGGGCGCCACCGTCGAGGACGGCGTGCTGCCGCTCGTCGTGCGCGCCGGCGCCGGATCCGTGCGTGACTCGATGTCCGTCATGGACCAGCTGCTGGCCGGCGCGGCCGAGGAGGGTGTGACCTATGCCATGGCCACCTCCCTGCTCGGCTACACGGAGGGTTCGCTGCTCGATTCCGTCATCGACGCCTTCGCCGCCGGTGACGGGGCCGCCGCCTTCGAGGTCGTGGACCGGGTGGTGGAAGGCGGGAACGATCCCCGTCGCTTCGTCGCCGACCTGCTGGAGCGGCTGCGCGACCTCGTGATCCTGGCCGCCGTGCCCGACGCCGGGGAGAAGGGGCTGATCGATGCCCCCGCCGATGTCGTGGAGCGGATGCAGGCCCAGGCGTCCGTCTTCGGGGCCGCCGAGCTGTCGCGGGCCGCCGATCTGGTCAACACCGGGCTCACCGAGATGCGGGGCGCGACCTCGCCGCGGCTGCAGCTGGAGCTGATCTGCGCCCGGGTGCTGCTGCCGGCCGCCTTCGACGACGAGCGGTCCTTCCAGGCCCGGCTCGACCGGCTGGAGCGCAGCGGGGCGGCCGCGTTCGCCGCCGGGCCGCCGCTCGCCGCGCCGGCTGCCGTGCCGCCTGCCATGGGCTACGTGCCCGGCCCCGAGGCGCACGCCATGGCGCCCGTCGGGCCCGGTGGGGGCGTCGCCGCCGCGCGCGCCGCCGTACGGGCGCCCGAGCCCGCCGCCGAGCCGGTACGAGCTCCCGAGGCGGCGCCGTCGCCCGCGCCTGCTCCCGCTTCCGCTCCCGCACCCGCTTCCGACGCCGGTGCCTGGCCGGGGGCCGCCGCTCCCGGGCAGGGCGTCCCGGCCCAGGCCCCGGCGACCGCCGCCCCGGCCACGGCCCCCGGCGCCTGGCCCGGAGCCGCCCAGCCGGGCGCCGCCGCTGCCGGCCAGGGCACCCCGCCCCCGGCTGCCGCCGCCCCGGCCCCGGGTACCTGGCCCGGAGCCGCGCAGCCCGGTGGGGCCGGTGCCGGCGCGTGGCCGAGCGCGGCCGCTCCCGGCCAGGGGATCCCCGCCGCGGCACCCGCCCCCGCGCCGGCCCAGGCGGCGGCCCCCGTGCAGGCGGCACCGCCGTCCCCCGGGATGGCTGCCGGAGCCGGCCAAGTGCAGGCGATGTGGCCGAGCGTCCTGGAGGCCGTGAAGAACCGCCGCCGCTTCACCTGGATCCTGCTCAGCCAGAACGCCCAGGTCGTCGGCTTCGACGGAACCACCCTCCAGCTCGGCTTCCCCAATGTCGGAGCCCGCGACAACTTCGCGAGCAGCGGCAGTGAGGACGTGCTCAAGTCGGTCCTGGCCGAGCAGTTCCAGGTCAACTGGAAGATCGACGCCGTGGTGGGCGGGGGCGGAGGCGGCGGCGGCCAGCCCGCGCCCCCGTACGGCGCTCCGCCGGCGCCCGCCTACAACCCGCCGCCCCCCGCCGCCCCCGCGGCCCAGGGCCACGGTCAGGCCTCGGCGCAGGCCCAGCCGCCGGCCCCGCAGCAGTCTCAGCCGCAGTACCAGCCCCCCCAGCAGTCCGCCTCCGCCCAGCAGCCCCCCGCGCAGCAGGCGCCCCCGCCGGTCGCCCCCGAGGACGACTTCGCGGAGGACGACGACCCGGACCTCGTCGACAGCGCGCTGACCGGACACGACCTGATCGTGCGCGAGCTCGGAGCCACGGTTGTGGAGGAATACACGAACGAGTAG
- a CDS encoding TetR/AcrR family transcriptional regulator → MSRADATKARILQAATDEFAAHGIAGARVDRIAKAAAANKNLIYVYFCSKDQLFDTVFDTHVTHGLNAVPFTPDDLPGYAGRLFDYCRQHPEVIRLATWHRLERGDSHDRDPAVAAPTRDAKLEALASVQKEDGIGADFSPTALLTLVLSLALAWNPGNATGMPASTTEAESTDDRRRSIVQAVRRLL, encoded by the coding sequence ATGTCCCGCGCCGATGCCACCAAGGCCCGCATCCTCCAGGCCGCCACCGACGAGTTCGCCGCGCACGGCATCGCCGGAGCCCGGGTGGACCGGATCGCCAAGGCGGCGGCTGCCAACAAGAACCTCATCTACGTCTACTTCTGCAGCAAGGACCAGCTCTTCGACACGGTCTTCGACACCCACGTCACCCACGGTCTGAACGCGGTTCCCTTCACCCCCGACGACCTCCCCGGGTACGCGGGGCGGCTCTTCGACTACTGCCGGCAGCACCCCGAGGTCATCCGGCTCGCCACGTGGCATCGGCTGGAGCGCGGCGACAGCCACGACCGGGACCCGGCCGTCGCGGCACCGACACGCGACGCGAAGCTGGAGGCGCTCGCCTCGGTGCAGAAGGAGGACGGCATCGGCGCCGATTTCTCCCCCACCGCGCTGCTCACCCTCGTCCTGAGCCTCGCCCTCGCATGGAACCCGGGCAATGCCACCGGAATGCCCGCCTCTACGACCGAGGCCGAGAGCACCGACGACCGCCGCCGCTCGATCGTCCAGGCCGTGCGCCGGCTCCTGTGA
- the sigJ gene encoding RNA polymerase sigma factor SigJ, producing MSQTPPDSPAASSEGSLREATSDPVASTSTQVFNNHRELLFSIAYNMLGSVADTEDVLQEAWLSWTTRNETLGAGGIDNPRAYLVRIVVNRALAHQAAISRRRETYIGPWLPEPLFGPLTDTSGPDDAADVAVRAESVSMALLVVLETLTPLERGVFVLHEVFGYAHTEIAEILDRSPAAIRQLAHRAREHVHARRPRYEPAPQIRQQVTERFMAAALGGDLDGLLEILAPEVTLWGDGGGKGHAPGGLRPVHGRDKVARLLAAVAPGSGMGLTITYRSVNGDPSALLFAGDTLYAVLVLDLTPDGNQVCGIYTVANPDKLSHVA from the coding sequence ATGTCCCAGACCCCGCCAGACTCGCCGGCCGCCTCGTCCGAAGGCAGCCTGCGGGAGGCAACGTCCGATCCGGTGGCGAGCACCTCGACACAGGTGTTCAACAACCACCGTGAGCTGCTGTTCTCCATCGCCTACAACATGCTCGGCAGCGTCGCCGACACCGAGGACGTGTTGCAGGAGGCATGGCTGTCCTGGACGACCAGGAACGAGACACTCGGCGCGGGCGGGATCGACAATCCGCGTGCCTACCTGGTGCGCATCGTGGTGAACCGGGCCCTCGCCCACCAGGCCGCCATCAGCCGCCGCCGCGAGACGTACATCGGGCCATGGCTGCCCGAACCGCTCTTCGGCCCCCTGACCGATACGAGCGGCCCCGACGATGCCGCTGATGTGGCAGTGCGCGCCGAGTCGGTCTCGATGGCGCTGCTGGTGGTCCTGGAGACCCTCACTCCGCTGGAACGCGGGGTGTTCGTCCTGCACGAGGTGTTCGGCTACGCCCACACCGAGATCGCGGAAATCCTCGACCGCAGTCCCGCGGCGATCCGCCAGCTCGCCCACCGGGCCCGCGAGCACGTCCACGCCCGGCGGCCCCGCTACGAGCCCGCCCCGCAGATCCGGCAGCAGGTGACCGAACGGTTCATGGCCGCCGCGCTCGGCGGTGACCTGGACGGCCTCCTGGAAATCCTGGCACCGGAGGTGACCCTGTGGGGCGACGGCGGGGGCAAGGGTCACGCGCCGGGAGGCCTGCGCCCGGTCCACGGCCGGGACAAGGTCGCCCGCCTGCTCGCGGCTGTCGCCCCCGGCTCCGGCATGGGCCTCACCATCACCTACCGCAGCGTCAACGGCGACCCGTCGGCGTTGCTCTTCGCCGGCGACACCCTCTACGCCGTCCTCGTCCTCGACCTCACTCCGGACGGGAACCAGGTGTGCGGGATCTACACCGTCGCCAATCCCGACAAGCTCTCTCACGTCGCCTGA
- a CDS encoding MMPL family transporter, whose translation MMRRIASLPGGRVGKWVVLALWAALLIPVLMLAGQLGEVEENDNSAWLPGNAESTKVVARAENFQRADTVPAIVIYDRPEGVTPADMAEAQADAEAFKGIENVVGQPQGPLKSQDGKAIQTVVQLHKDKTGWEGIGKTVDAMTKVGEENANGLGFHVTGPGGYASDSIKAFSGGGALTTITALVVVVMLLLTYRSPLLPLLPLLTVGVALVTSEAVIYLLAKNAGLVVNKQTSFILTVLVFGAATDYALLLISRYREELLKHEDRHEAMAEALYRSSPAIIASAATVAVSLMLLMLATLSSTQGLGPACAVGILVGLLAMVTLMPALLVICGRWIFWPVKPSYGAAEATKEGVWTRVGTSVSRRPRIVWIGTTLVLGVMAIGMLGLKADGLSNKDQFTGTPQMAVGEKIQSEHFPAGSGDPVVVVAKAASAEQVRTALSGVPGVVGVSSPMVKDGEAIMLGELEADPSSKAAIRTVEEARTAVHEVEGADAQVGGSTAIMLDTQKAAARDSKVIIPIVLVVVLLILALLLRAIVAPLLLMATVVLSFGAALGVSSLVFNHVFGFAGAEASFPLLTFVFLVALGIDYNIFLVTRVREVALLQGTRRGALIGLSTTGGVITSAGLVLAGTFAAMASLPLVFAAELGFAVAFGVLLDTMIVRSVLVTALTLDVGRWMWWPSKLFKHHEAPQPPADKPDLEPALSGR comes from the coding sequence ATGATGCGAAGAATTGCTTCGTTGCCCGGTGGAAGAGTGGGGAAATGGGTCGTCCTCGCGCTCTGGGCGGCCCTGCTGATCCCGGTCCTGATGCTGGCCGGCCAGCTCGGCGAAGTCGAGGAGAACGACAACTCGGCCTGGCTGCCCGGTAACGCGGAGTCGACCAAGGTCGTCGCCCGGGCCGAGAACTTCCAGCGTGCCGACACCGTGCCCGCGATCGTGATCTACGACCGGCCGGAGGGCGTCACCCCTGCCGACATGGCCGAGGCCCAAGCCGACGCCGAAGCCTTCAAGGGCATAGAGAACGTCGTGGGGCAGCCTCAGGGGCCGTTGAAGTCCCAGGACGGCAAGGCCATCCAGACCGTGGTCCAGCTCCACAAGGACAAGACGGGCTGGGAGGGGATCGGCAAGACCGTCGACGCGATGACGAAGGTCGGCGAGGAGAACGCCAACGGTCTCGGCTTCCACGTCACCGGACCGGGCGGTTACGCGTCCGACTCGATCAAGGCGTTCAGCGGAGGGGGCGCCCTGACCACGATCACCGCACTGGTGGTCGTCGTGATGCTGCTGCTCACCTACCGCAGCCCGTTGCTGCCCCTGCTGCCGCTGCTGACCGTGGGCGTCGCCCTGGTCACGTCGGAGGCGGTGATCTACCTGTTGGCGAAGAACGCCGGACTCGTCGTCAACAAGCAGACCAGCTTCATCCTGACGGTATTGGTGTTCGGGGCCGCCACCGACTACGCGCTCCTGCTCATCTCGCGGTACCGGGAAGAGTTGCTGAAGCACGAGGACCGGCACGAGGCCATGGCAGAGGCCCTGTACCGCTCCAGTCCCGCGATCATCGCCAGCGCCGCGACCGTCGCGGTCAGCCTGATGCTGCTGATGCTGGCCACCCTCAGCTCCACCCAGGGGCTCGGGCCGGCCTGTGCCGTCGGCATCCTCGTCGGGCTGCTCGCCATGGTCACGCTGATGCCTGCCCTGCTGGTCATCTGCGGCCGCTGGATCTTCTGGCCGGTGAAGCCGTCGTACGGAGCGGCCGAGGCGACCAAGGAAGGCGTCTGGACCCGGGTCGGCACCTCCGTCTCCCGCCGGCCGCGGATCGTGTGGATCGGCACCACGCTCGTGCTCGGCGTCATGGCGATCGGGATGCTCGGGCTCAAGGCCGACGGACTGTCCAACAAGGACCAGTTCACCGGCACACCGCAGATGGCCGTCGGCGAGAAGATCCAGTCCGAGCACTTCCCGGCCGGGTCGGGCGACCCCGTCGTCGTGGTGGCCAAGGCTGCCTCGGCGGAGCAGGTGCGGACCGCGCTGTCCGGCGTACCGGGAGTCGTCGGTGTCTCGTCGCCGATGGTCAAGGACGGCGAGGCGATCATGCTCGGGGAACTCGAGGCCGACCCCAGCAGCAAGGCCGCGATCCGCACCGTCGAGGAGGCCAGAACCGCGGTCCACGAGGTCGAGGGTGCGGATGCCCAGGTCGGCGGTAGCACGGCGATCATGCTCGACACGCAGAAAGCGGCCGCCCGCGACTCCAAGGTGATCATCCCCATCGTGCTGGTGGTGGTGCTCCTCATCCTCGCGCTGCTGCTGCGGGCGATCGTCGCGCCGCTGTTGCTCATGGCGACGGTGGTGCTGTCGTTCGGAGCGGCCCTCGGCGTGAGCAGCCTGGTGTTCAACCACGTGTTCGGCTTCGCCGGCGCGGAAGCCTCCTTCCCGCTCCTGACGTTCGTGTTCCTGGTCGCCCTGGGCATCGACTACAACATCTTCCTGGTCACCCGGGTACGCGAAGTGGCGCTGCTGCAGGGCACCCGGCGCGGCGCGCTGATCGGTCTGTCCACCACCGGGGGTGTGATCACCTCGGCGGGTCTGGTGCTGGCCGGTACCTTCGCGGCGATGGCCTCGCTGCCGCTGGTGTTCGCGGCCGAGCTCGGCTTCGCGGTGGCGTTCGGCGTGCTGCTGGACACCATGATCGTCCGCTCGGTGCTGGTCACCGCGCTGACCCTGGACGTGGGTCGGTGGATGTGGTGGCCCAGCAAACTGTTCAAGCACCACGAAGCCCCCCAGCCGCCGGCGGACAAGCCCGACCTCGAACCCGCTCTCAGCGGCAGGTGA
- a CDS encoding phosphorothioated DNA-binding restriction endonuclease yields the protein MDWLERTAKLRQWTRSGARAPHKPLLFLYALGRYQQDAHGELRYSAVEEDLKRLLAEYGPPNKTTPAYPFHHLVSDEVWEVRTDHGQGSPGSGVRELRASGAAGRLAPELRTALRREPTLLGRMARVLLDVNFPPSLHEELCGAVGLELEPEPSEAGRPSEARRQRDRRMRELVLTAYEYQCAFCGYDGSIGAVPVGLEAAHVRWWAFDGPDEVDNGLCLCSLHHRLFDKGVLGVGDGHRVLVSQRFVGRSSAAREQVTALAGRPLIGPQRGVSPVAAAHRAWHTDQVFHGTPRPAAVS from the coding sequence ATGGACTGGCTGGAGCGCACCGCGAAGCTGAGGCAGTGGACGAGGAGCGGGGCACGCGCTCCGCACAAGCCGCTGCTGTTCCTTTACGCCCTCGGCCGGTACCAGCAGGACGCCCACGGCGAGCTGCGGTACAGCGCGGTGGAGGAGGACCTGAAGCGGCTGCTCGCCGAGTACGGTCCGCCCAACAAGACCACCCCCGCCTACCCGTTCCACCATCTGGTGAGCGATGAGGTGTGGGAAGTGCGCACCGATCACGGACAGGGCAGTCCGGGCAGCGGAGTGCGGGAGCTGCGGGCGTCGGGCGCCGCGGGACGGCTGGCCCCCGAACTGCGGACGGCGCTCCGGCGGGAGCCGACGCTGCTCGGCCGGATGGCGCGGGTGCTCCTCGACGTGAACTTCCCGCCCTCCCTCCACGAGGAACTGTGCGGAGCCGTCGGCCTGGAGCTGGAGCCGGAGCCGTCGGAGGCCGGGCGGCCCTCGGAGGCGCGGAGGCAGCGTGACCGGCGGATGCGGGAGCTGGTGCTGACGGCGTACGAGTACCAGTGCGCCTTCTGCGGCTACGACGGGAGCATCGGCGCGGTGCCGGTCGGGCTGGAGGCCGCGCACGTGCGCTGGTGGGCGTTCGACGGGCCCGACGAGGTCGACAACGGACTCTGCCTCTGCTCGCTGCACCACAGGCTCTTCGACAAGGGCGTCCTCGGCGTCGGCGACGGCCACCGCGTCCTGGTCTCGCAGCGGTTCGTCGGCCGCAGCTCCGCCGCCCGCGAGCAGGTCACGGCGCTCGCCGGGCGCCCGCTCATCGGCCCTCAACGGGGCGTCAGCCCCGTCGCGGCGGCCCACCGCGCCTGGCACACCGACCAGGTCTTCCACGGCACCCCGCGGCCGGCAGCCGTCTCCTGA
- a CDS encoding RNA polymerase sigma-70 factor yields MDMAQEFESHRRRLFSLAYRMLGSAAEAEDTVQDAYLRWHGVEPGQVVAPGPWLAKVVTNLCLNRLTSARARREEYPGPWLPEPVETAAGVLGPMETAEQRDAVSFAVLTMMERLSPPERACVVLRDAFGYSHRDVAGVLDSSEANARQLYRRAKQHLADGRPRFTTSREEDGELLARFLAAAAEGAMDRLEQLLADQVVVWSDGGGKVSAARRPVVGRDAVARFLVGLFSRWVSGVRIGFAEANGVPVVVGWEDGELTAFGVLELGEGGITGIRLVRNPDKLTFLATQLRELSQNA; encoded by the coding sequence ATGGACATGGCACAGGAGTTTGAGAGCCACCGGCGACGGCTGTTCTCGTTGGCCTACCGGATGCTCGGCTCGGCGGCCGAGGCCGAGGACACCGTGCAGGACGCGTACCTGCGCTGGCACGGGGTCGAGCCCGGTCAGGTGGTCGCGCCGGGGCCGTGGCTGGCCAAGGTGGTCACCAATCTGTGCCTGAACCGGCTCACCTCCGCCCGGGCGCGGCGCGAGGAGTACCCCGGCCCGTGGCTGCCCGAGCCGGTGGAGACCGCCGCCGGGGTGCTGGGGCCGATGGAGACGGCTGAGCAGCGGGACGCGGTGTCGTTCGCGGTGCTGACGATGATGGAGCGGCTGTCGCCCCCCGAGCGGGCCTGCGTGGTGCTGCGGGACGCCTTCGGTTACAGCCACCGGGACGTCGCGGGCGTCCTCGACTCCTCGGAGGCGAACGCGCGCCAGCTCTACCGCCGGGCCAAGCAGCACCTGGCCGACGGCCGGCCGCGGTTCACCACCTCGCGGGAGGAGGACGGCGAGTTGCTCGCCCGGTTCCTGGCCGCCGCGGCCGAGGGTGCGATGGACCGGTTGGAGCAGCTGCTCGCCGACCAGGTGGTCGTCTGGTCGGACGGCGGCGGCAAGGTGAGCGCGGCCCGTCGGCCGGTGGTCGGGCGGGACGCCGTGGCCCGCTTCCTGGTCGGTCTCTTCTCCCGGTGGGTGAGCGGCGTACGGATCGGGTTCGCCGAGGCGAACGGCGTTCCGGTGGTGGTCGGCTGGGAGGACGGCGAGCTGACCGCGTTCGGGGTGCTGGAGCTCGGCGAGGGCGGGATCACCGGGATCCGGCTCGTTCGGAACCCGGACAAACTGACCTTCCTCGCCACTCAGCTCCGGGAGCTGTCACAGAACGCATGA
- a CDS encoding SDR family oxidoreductase, whose protein sequence is MTDETMLVTGATGVLGREVLERARRTGRPVRALTRGTAAPDDSGVAWYTGDLTTGTGLDEALAGVRTVIHCASDIRHFKNDIPGFRHLLEAGKRAGVEHVVNISIVGVDRIPYPYYRVKLEGERLLAASGIGWTNLRATQFPALLDLAFGALSKLPVVLVPSGTGCQPVDPGEVADRLVELAIGAPGGHVPDFAGPAVHPAAGLAKDWLRAAGKRRVVLPVRVPGRIGAAWRAGHLTAPGHALGTRTWEQYLAERVAR, encoded by the coding sequence ATGACTGACGAGACGATGCTGGTGACCGGCGCGACCGGCGTGCTCGGCCGCGAGGTGCTGGAGCGGGCCCGCCGCACCGGCCGCCCGGTCCGCGCGCTCACCCGCGGGACCGCGGCGCCGGACGACTCCGGGGTGGCCTGGTACACCGGCGACCTGACCACCGGCACCGGACTGGACGAGGCGCTCGCGGGCGTCCGCACGGTCATCCACTGTGCGAGCGACATCCGGCACTTCAAGAACGACATCCCCGGCTTCCGGCACCTGCTGGAAGCCGGGAAGCGGGCCGGCGTCGAGCACGTCGTCAACATCTCGATCGTCGGCGTCGACCGGATCCCCTACCCGTACTACCGGGTGAAGCTGGAGGGCGAGCGGCTGCTCGCCGCCTCGGGGATCGGCTGGACCAACCTGCGGGCCACCCAGTTCCCCGCGCTGCTCGACCTCGCCTTCGGAGCCCTGTCCAAGCTCCCGGTGGTCCTCGTGCCGTCCGGCACCGGCTGCCAGCCGGTCGACCCGGGCGAAGTGGCGGACCGGCTGGTCGAGTTGGCCATCGGCGCCCCGGGCGGGCACGTACCCGACTTCGCCGGACCGGCGGTGCACCCGGCCGCCGGCCTCGCCAAGGACTGGCTGCGCGCGGCCGGCAAGCGCCGCGTCGTGCTCCCCGTCCGCGTACCCGGCAGGATCGGCGCCGCCTGGCGTGCCGGCCACCTGACCGCCCCCGGCCACGCGCTCGGCACGCGTACCTGGGAGCAGTACCTCGCCGAGCGGGTCGCCCGCTGA
- a CDS encoding helix-turn-helix transcriptional regulator, which translates to MCTRPDDLGDGDHAEICEEGRRVYRLALSHGSVDEAEAPACLSELGLLTASVGDPDMLVPVPPSVATAAQAYPVEQAILVQQQRLAALRSSMSEVESIYQEARQHGDPAVERLVGPAVIAAALDEASQSTKEELLTAQPGGSRPEGILAESLRRVVQAQERGVVQRTLYQHTVRAHGPTLDYIRTVTEAGVAVRTLDEVFDRLIVFDRSVAFIPDKGAGERSNHALVIRDVAIVHFLASVFEHAWERAEPVAFKPAQQRPRLLTDKTRLRVLQLMVDGYTDAAIASRLGMSTRTVATHLKKASDMLGSNSRAQLAYFTARTGLLGDSSAEACLCGTQSHGGCGGSGADHDTAGLGT; encoded by the coding sequence ATGTGCACCAGACCCGATGACCTTGGGGACGGGGACCATGCAGAGATCTGCGAGGAGGGGCGACGGGTCTACCGGCTCGCACTCTCACACGGTTCGGTGGACGAGGCCGAGGCTCCCGCCTGCCTGTCCGAGCTGGGGCTGCTGACAGCCTCGGTGGGGGACCCGGACATGCTCGTACCGGTACCGCCGTCGGTCGCGACCGCGGCCCAGGCGTACCCGGTTGAACAGGCCATTCTCGTGCAGCAGCAGCGTCTGGCCGCGCTGCGCTCGTCGATGTCCGAGGTCGAGAGCATCTACCAGGAGGCACGTCAGCACGGGGACCCGGCCGTGGAGCGGCTGGTCGGACCGGCCGTGATCGCCGCGGCACTGGACGAGGCCAGCCAGTCGACCAAGGAGGAACTGCTGACCGCCCAGCCTGGGGGGAGCAGGCCGGAGGGGATCCTCGCAGAGTCCCTGAGACGGGTCGTGCAGGCCCAGGAGAGGGGTGTCGTCCAGAGGACTCTGTACCAGCACACGGTGCGCGCGCACGGCCCGACCCTCGACTACATCAGGACGGTCACCGAGGCGGGGGTCGCGGTGCGCACCCTCGACGAGGTCTTCGACCGGCTGATCGTCTTCGACCGGTCGGTCGCGTTCATCCCCGACAAGGGGGCGGGTGAACGGAGCAATCACGCCCTGGTCATCCGGGACGTCGCCATCGTGCACTTCCTCGCGTCGGTCTTCGAGCACGCCTGGGAGCGGGCCGAGCCGGTCGCCTTCAAGCCGGCCCAGCAGCGTCCCCGGCTCCTCACGGACAAGACCCGGCTGCGCGTGCTGCAGCTCATGGTCGACGGCTACACCGATGCCGCGATCGCCAGCCGTCTCGGCATGAGCACCCGCACCGTGGCGACCCACCTGAAGAAGGCCTCGGACATGCTCGGCAGCAACAGCCGTGCGCAGCTGGCCTACTTCACGGCCCGGACCGGCCTCCTGGGCGACTCGTCGGCCGAGGCCTGCCTGTGCGGCACCCAGAGCCACGGGGGGTGCGGAGGCTCCGGAGCCGACCACGACACCGCCGGCCTGGGCACCTGA
- a CDS encoding lysine biosynthesis protein LysW, which produces MTTAIAAPKCLVCDSEFEIQEDWEKGEITECTACGQEHEVVEKSGALVRLDLAPEVEEDWGE; this is translated from the coding sequence ATGACCACCGCCATTGCGGCCCCGAAGTGCCTCGTATGCGACTCGGAATTCGAAATTCAGGAAGACTGGGAAAAGGGTGAAATCACCGAGTGCACGGCCTGCGGCCAGGAGCACGAGGTGGTCGAGAAGTCCGGCGCCCTCGTGCGCCTGGACCTGGCCCCCGAGGTGGAAGAGGACTGGGGCGAGTGA
- a CDS encoding RimK family alpha-L-glutamate ligase: protein MSEAQVLLSVTMLRPDEKLILGALRDEGLTAQPLLIEDLAGVVAGHTGPPGLVLIRNLSHREAISVSRRLEHAAIPTFNRAAAIETCNDKGLQSLIFARHRIPHPTTRHAFSYDQVRSTVTEFGLPAVVKPVSGSWGRGVTKMTNVECVEAWAGGRESADAAGKLFPVVVQEYIDKPGHDLRVVVVGRTPVVAIQRVSDNWRTNTHLGAEVQRVEITTEIEKLCGLVVDALGEGFYGVDLVENRATGELLVLEVNANPEFARSSAVHGVNVAGHLAAYVAQQLAAVAA, encoded by the coding sequence ATGTCCGAAGCCCAGGTCCTGCTCTCGGTCACCATGCTGCGGCCCGACGAGAAGCTCATTCTCGGCGCGCTGCGTGACGAGGGCCTGACGGCACAGCCGTTGCTCATCGAGGATCTGGCCGGGGTCGTGGCGGGCCACACGGGCCCGCCCGGTCTCGTCCTCATCAGGAACCTCTCCCACCGTGAAGCGATCAGCGTCTCCCGCCGGCTGGAGCACGCCGCGATCCCCACCTTCAACCGTGCCGCGGCCATCGAGACGTGCAACGACAAGGGACTGCAGTCCCTGATCTTCGCGCGGCACCGCATCCCCCACCCCACCACCCGGCACGCCTTCAGCTACGACCAGGTCCGCTCGACCGTCACGGAGTTCGGCCTGCCCGCGGTCGTCAAGCCCGTCAGCGGGTCCTGGGGGCGCGGGGTCACCAAGATGACCAACGTCGAGTGCGTCGAGGCCTGGGCCGGCGGCCGCGAGTCCGCCGACGCCGCCGGGAAGCTGTTCCCCGTCGTCGTCCAGGAGTACATCGACAAGCCGGGCCACGACCTGCGCGTGGTGGTCGTCGGGCGTACTCCCGTGGTCGCGATCCAGCGCGTCTCCGACAACTGGCGCACCAACACCCACCTCGGAGCCGAGGTCCAGCGCGTCGAGATCACCACGGAGATCGAGAAGCTCTGCGGCCTGGTCGTCGACGCCCTCGGCGAGGGCTTCTACGGAGTGGACCTCGTCGAGAACCGCGCCACCGGCGAGCTGCTCGTGCTCGAAGTGAACGCCAACCCCGAATTCGCCCGCTCCTCCGCCGTGCACGGAGTGAACGTGGCCGGCCACCTCGCCGCCTACGTCGCGCAGCAGCTCGCGGCCGTGGCCGCGTGA